From Carassius auratus strain Wakin chromosome 1, ASM336829v1, whole genome shotgun sequence, the proteins below share one genomic window:
- the LOC113061302 gene encoding SWI/SNF-related matrix-associated actin-dependent regulator of chromatin subfamily A member 5-like, which produces MSQTESSVEQQQPREEPSQLHSAAPAEDDGSENGNDEASDTAMDSEAQSSSPPSAKDKDQPGGYEEKVKTDRTNRFEYLLKQTELFAHFIQPAAQKTPTSPLKMKPGRPRIKKDEKQNLLSAGDNRHRRTEQEEDEELLSESSKATSVCTRFDDSPSYVKNGKLRDYQVRGLNWLISLYENGINGILADEMGLGKTLQTISLLGYMKHYRNIPGPHMVLVPKSTLYNWMNEFKRWVPSLRAVCLIGDRNERTAFIRDTLLPGEWDVCVTSYEMLIIERAVFKKFNWRYLVIDEAHRIKNEKSKLSEIVREFKTTNRLLLTGTPLQNNLHELWALLNFLLPDVFNSSEDFDSWFDTNNCLGDTKLVERLHTVLRPFLLRRIKADVEKSLLPKKETKMYIGLSKMQREWYTKILMKDIDILNSAGKMDKMRLLNVLMQLRKCCNHPYLFDGAEPGPPYTTDLHLVVNSGKMAVLDKLLPKLKEQGSRVLIFSQMTRMLDILEDYCMWRNYCYCRLDGQTPHEERQISINAFNEPNSSKFLFMLSTRAGGLGINLATADVVIIYDSDWNPQVDLQAMDRAHRIGQKKQVRVFRFITDNTVEERIVERAEMKLRLDSIVIQQGRLVDPNTSKLGKDEMLSIIRHGATHVFASKESEITDEDIDAILERGEKKTMEMKEKLANLGESSLRNFTMDTENSVYNFEGEDYREKKKVITNWIEPPKRERKANYAVDAYFREALRVSEPKAPKAPRPPKQPNVQDFQFFPPRLFELLEKEILYYRKTIGYKVPRNPDLPNSAQMQKEEQAKIDEAEPLNEEELEEKENLLSQGFTIWTKRDFNQFIKANEKWGRDDIENIAREVEGKTPEEVMEYSAVFWERCNELQDIEKIMAQIERGEARIQRRISIKKALDSKIGRYKAPFHQLRISYGTNKGKNYTEEEDRFLICMLHKLGFDKESVYDELRQCIRNSPQFRFDWFLKSRTAMELQRRCNTLITLIERENMELEEREKAEKKKRGPRTSSAQKRKQDGSSEARGRKKKLKL; this is translated from the exons ATGTCCCAAACAGAAAGCAGCGTGGAGCAGCAGCAGCCGCGGGAAGAGCCGAGCCAGCTCCACTCGGCTGCTCCGGCAGAG GATGATGGCTCAGAAAATGGTAACGATGAAGCTTCAGATACCGCAATGGATAGTGAAGCGCAGTCGTCATCACCTCCCTCGGCGAAGGACAAGGACCAGCCGGGTGGATATGAAGAAAAAGTG AAAACAGATCGGACCAACAGATTCGAGTACCTCCTGAAGCAGACCGAATTGTTTGCTCATTTCATCCAACCAGCTGCCCAGAAGACCCCAACTTCTCCTCTGAAGATGAAGCCTGGCCGTCCTCGCATTAAGAAAGACGAGAAGCAGAACCTGCTCTCTGCTGGAGA TAACCGCCACCGTCGGACAGagcaggaggaggatgaggagctgCTGAGTGAGAGCAGCAAGGCCACCAGCGTTTGCACACGTTTTGACGATTCACCTTCCT ATGTGAAAAACGGCAAACTGAGAGACTACCAAGTGCGTGGACTGAACTGGCTCATTTCCCTCTATGAGAACGGAATCAACGGGATCCTTGCTGACGAAATG GGTCTTGGTAAGACTCTACAGACCATCTCTTTGCTGGGCTACATGAAGCATTATAGAAACATTCCTGGACCACACATGGTCCTGGTGCCTAAATCCACCCTGTATAACTGGATGAACGAGTTCAAGCGTTGGGTTCCCTCTCTACGTGCTGTCTGCCTCATCGGTGACAGAAACGAAAGA ACGGCTTTTATCCGTGACACACTGCTGCCAGGCGAGTGGGATGTGTGCGTCACCTCCTATGAGATGCTCATTATCGAGAGGGCCGTCTTCAAAAAGTTCAACTGGAGATACCTGGTCATTGATGAGGCTCACCGCATTAAGAATGAGAAATCAAAG CTTTCAGAGATCGTGCGAGAGTTCAAGACCACGAATCGATTGCTGCTGACGGGAACCCCACTACAGAACAACCTCCATGAGCTTTGGGCGCTGCTGAACTTCCTGCTGCCTGACGTCTTCAACTCCTCAGAG GATTTTGATTCCTGGTTTGACACCAATAACTGTCTGGGAGACACAAAACTGGTGGAGCGTTTACATACC GTACTCCGTCCATTCCTGCTGAGACGTATCAAAGCTGATGTGGAGAAGTCTCTCCTCCCCAAAAAGGAAACCAAGATGTATATTGGCCTTAGCAAGATGCAGCGAGAATG GTACACCAAGATTTTGATGAAAGACATTGACATCCTGAACTCTGCTGGGAAGATGGACAAAATGCGTCTGTTGAATGTGCTGATGCAGCTCAGGAAGTGCTGCAACCACCCTTACTTGTTCGACGGAGCGGAGCCCGGCCCGCCCTACACCACTGACCTCCACCTGGTGGTCAACAGCGGAAAGATGGCGGTCCTGGACAAGCTGTTGCCCAAGCTGAAAGAGCAAG GTTCCCGTGTGCTGATCTTCAGTCAGATGACCAGGATGCTGGACATTCTGGAGGATTACTGTATGTGGCGTAACTATTGTTACTGTCGTCTGGATGGACAGACTCCTCATGAGGAGCGACAG ATCTCCATCAATGCCTTCAACGAGCCCAACAGCTCAAAGTTTCTGTTCATGTTGAGCACCAGAGCAGGAGGTCTTGGGATCAATCTGGCCACTGCTGATGTCGTCATCATCTACGACTCGGACTGGAATCCTCAAGTGGATCTTCAGGCGATG GATCGTGCCCACAGGATTGGTCAAAAGAAGCAGGTGCGCGTCTTCCGTTTCATCACAGACAATACGGTGGAGGAAAGAATTGTGGAACGTGCAGAAATGAAGCTCCGCTTAGACTCCATCGTCATTCAACAAG GCAGGCTGGTCGATCCAAACACAAGTAAACTAGGCAAAGACGAGATGCTGTCCATCATTCGTCATGGTGCCACTCATGTGTTCGCCTCTAAGGAGAGCGAGATCACCGATGAAGACATCGATGCCATCTtggagagaggagagaagaaG ACCATGGAGATGAAGGAAAAGTTGGCTAATCTTGGCGAAAGCTCGCTGAGGAACTTCACCATGGACACAGAGAACAGCGTGTACAACTTTGAGGGTGAAGactacagagaaaagaaaaag GTCATCACTAACTGGATTGAGCCACCCAAGAGAGAGCGCAAGGCCAACTACGCTGTGGATGCTTACTTCAGAGAGGCCCTGCGTGTCAGCGAGCCCAAAGCACCAAAG GCTCCCCGTCCTCCCAAACAGCCCAATGTTCAAGACTTCCAGTTCTTCCCTCCTCGGCTCTTTGAGCTGCTGGAAAAAGAGATCCTGTATTACAGGAAGACAATCGGCTACAAG GTGCCAAGAAACCCCGATCTGCCCAACTCGGCCCAAATGCAGAAAGAGGAACAGGCCAAGATCGATGAAGCTGAACCACTAAATGAGGAAGAACTGGAGGAGAAGGAGAACCTCCTGTCACAG GGCTTTACTATCTGGACCAAGCGTGACTTCAATCAGTTCATCAAGGCCAATGAGAAGTGGGGAAGAGACGACATCGAGAACATCGCCCGTGAGGTCGAGGGCAAAACGCCGGAGGAGGTCATGGAATATTCTG CTGTGTTCTGGGAGCGCTGCAATGAGCTGCAGGACATTGAGAAGATCATGGCTCAGATCGAGAGAGGAGAGGCCCGAATCCAGAGGAGGATCAGCATCAAGAAAGCACTGGACTCTAAA atTGGTCGATATAAGGCGCCGTTCCATCAGCTCAGGATCTCATATGGCACCAACAAAGGGAAGAACTACACCGAGGAGGAAGATCGATTTCTCATCTGCATGCTGCACAAATTGGGCTTCGACAAGGAGAGCGTTTACGATGAGCTGCGCCAGTGCATACGCAACTCTCCCCAGTTCCGCTTCGACTGGTTCCTCAAGTCCCGTACGGCCATG GAGCTTCAGAGGAGATGTAACACACTGATCACGCTCATCGAGCGTGAGAACATGGAGCTGGAAGAGCGAGAGAAAGcggagaagaagaagaggggCCCTCGCACATCTTCG GCCCAGAAACGCAAGCAGGACGGGAGCTCAGAGGCACGTGGCCGCAAGAAGAAGCTCAAATTGTGA